The proteins below come from a single Oerskovia jenensis genomic window:
- a CDS encoding DUF5998 family protein: protein MPSAESPSRTDLTSQLRRAGYYPELVQDVLDVAIAGEDLVSHLVYVETTFDVEVRRHLTVLVLTPTRLITAHVDDHPADSENPSASAAATTESVPISELRSVSLSHVVVDPEKHRSGTPPIEVTLAIGWGAVSRVDLEPAQCPDPGCEADHGLTGQITPDDIVVRVSAEAEGRDAVRNALAFAKALSAATAHGVGRVSR, encoded by the coding sequence GTGCCATCTGCTGAATCCCCCTCCCGGACCGACCTGACCTCCCAGCTGCGCCGCGCGGGCTACTACCCGGAGCTCGTGCAGGACGTGCTCGACGTCGCGATCGCCGGTGAGGACCTCGTGTCCCACCTGGTCTACGTCGAGACGACGTTCGACGTCGAGGTCCGCCGCCACCTGACGGTCCTGGTCCTCACCCCGACCCGCCTGATCACCGCGCACGTCGACGACCACCCCGCGGACAGCGAGAACCCGTCCGCGTCGGCCGCGGCCACCACGGAGTCGGTGCCGATCTCCGAGCTGCGCTCGGTCTCGCTGTCGCACGTGGTCGTGGACCCGGAGAAGCACCGCAGCGGCACGCCGCCCATCGAGGTGACCCTCGCGATCGGCTGGGGGGCCGTGTCGCGGGTGGACCTCGAGCCGGCGCAGTGCCCGGACCCCGGTTGCGAGGCGGACCACGGCCTGACGGGACAGATCACGCCCGACGACATCGTGGTGCGGGTGAGCGCCGAGGCGGAAGGGCGTGACGCGGTGCGCAACGCCCTCGCCTTCGCCAAGGCACTGTCGGCAGCGACGGCCCACGGCGTGGGCCGGGTGAGCCGGTGA
- a CDS encoding thymidine kinase, whose protein sequence is MAELVFFSGTMDCGKSTLALQLDHNHSARGRTGLTFSRNDRAGTDRLSSRLGLEVAAHEVRDDTDFWSFVVDARRHGETVDYLICDEAQFYSTTQVEQLARLVDEVEIDVFAFGITADFRSYLFPGSARLIELADRVEVLQVQALCWCGARATHNARTVDGWMVVEGAQVVVGDTGDSESEVAYEVLCRRHHMRRMTSSSARLRSTSGDGLALHLTDGPTAR, encoded by the coding sequence GTGGCAGAGCTGGTCTTCTTCTCCGGCACGATGGACTGCGGCAAGTCCACCCTCGCCCTGCAGCTCGACCACAACCACTCGGCGCGAGGTCGGACCGGGCTCACGTTCTCCCGCAACGACCGCGCAGGGACGGACCGGCTCTCCTCGCGCCTCGGTCTCGAGGTCGCCGCGCACGAGGTCCGGGACGACACCGACTTCTGGTCGTTCGTGGTCGACGCGCGCCGGCACGGCGAGACCGTGGACTACCTGATCTGCGACGAGGCACAGTTCTACTCCACGACCCAGGTCGAGCAGCTCGCGCGCCTGGTGGACGAGGTCGAGATCGACGTCTTCGCGTTCGGCATCACGGCGGACTTCCGGTCGTACCTGTTCCCGGGGTCGGCGCGGCTCATCGAGCTCGCGGACCGGGTCGAGGTGCTCCAGGTGCAGGCGCTGTGCTGGTGCGGAGCACGCGCGACCCACAACGCGCGCACGGTCGACGGGTGGATGGTCGTCGAGGGCGCGCAGGTCGTCGTGGGCGACACGGGGGACAGCGAGAGCGAGGTCGCGTACGAGGTCCTGTGCCGACGTCATCACATGCGACGCATGACCTCCTCCTCGGCGCGGCTGCGCTCGACGAGCGGGGACGGTCTGGCTCTGCACCTGACCGACGGCCCGACCGCGCGCTGA
- a CDS encoding GNAT family N-acetyltransferase, translating into MNGHDVPADPDPAPQPDQYPVEWEADVVLRDGTTTHVRPIRPSDAPALQRFHMGQSERSTYLRFFANIERLSDRDLERFTVVDHSERVALVAVKRVGEDRREDILGVARFDKVAPHEAEVAFNIADAEQGRGLGSVLLEHLAAAARERGVRRFSAEVLPQNGKMLAVFQEAGYVVSQHVDDGIVAVSVDLDPTDRSREVMADREHRAEARSMHGLLTARRVLLVGPGPTAAPGTAERLLAERVLTTALRDPGDATFEVVGTAPPGSPAPVPTADEHPATSDRDEALGQDDRAHRDFRAGEGHGGHERGHLHDAAAAAELVEELVEELDGAPALPSVRFRAGIADVPGPVDLALLALPPREAIAATAELERLGVRAVVVLSAGFAETGPDGLALQRDLLRTAHTAGMRVVGPATYGLLTTHAGHRLNASLAEVEPLAGSIGIFCQSAPTAVTLLATALRRGIGISSFVSAGHRADVSGNDLMQFWQDDPETEVVCLYLESIGNPRKFSRIARRLASVKPVVVVTAGRSGQVVPPGHAVRSTRAPRRTLDEMLRQSGVIHAENTHHLVDIAQLLANQPLPSGRRIGILASSAALTALVAEAVVSAGLVVSDRSSFLPEDADDEQIESAVAALYAPDACDVVVAVHVPTVRPRVGTVSRAVARAAAASGRTTVASVLGLHGLAAELSAPNPADPDGPRLHVPAYSTPEDAVAAVGAVVGYARWREADHGMVDRPAGVDSDGARAIVEGALAGDSVVDLDADTASALLAAYGIDLWPSRRVRTADEAVAAAHEIGWPVALKSTAESLRHRADLGGVRLDIGDEDELRDDVEQMRASLAAVLPVGNPGRTAPGETGDRDADRSGPAPFEVQRMADAGVACVVRSTEDQLFGPVVSFGLAGDAVDLLGDVSYGVPPLTDVDVATMVRSIRAAPRLFGYMGAPVADTAALEDLLARMSLMADELPELRSVELYPVVVAEHGAAVLSARVQVAGAQRADALRRALPG; encoded by the coding sequence GTGAACGGACACGACGTCCCGGCCGACCCTGACCCGGCGCCGCAGCCGGACCAGTACCCGGTCGAGTGGGAGGCCGACGTCGTGCTGCGCGACGGCACCACGACCCACGTGCGTCCCATCCGCCCCTCCGACGCCCCGGCGCTCCAGCGCTTCCACATGGGTCAGAGCGAGCGGTCGACGTACCTGCGCTTCTTCGCGAACATCGAACGGCTCTCGGACCGGGATCTCGAGCGCTTCACGGTCGTCGACCACTCCGAGCGCGTGGCCCTGGTCGCGGTCAAGCGCGTGGGTGAGGACCGGCGCGAGGACATCCTGGGGGTCGCGCGCTTCGACAAGGTCGCTCCGCACGAGGCCGAGGTCGCGTTCAACATCGCCGACGCCGAGCAGGGGCGCGGTCTCGGGTCGGTCCTGCTGGAGCACCTGGCCGCGGCGGCCCGCGAGCGAGGGGTGCGCAGGTTCAGTGCCGAGGTGCTGCCGCAGAACGGCAAGATGCTCGCGGTGTTCCAGGAGGCGGGCTACGTCGTGAGCCAGCACGTCGACGACGGGATCGTGGCGGTGAGCGTCGACCTCGACCCGACGGACCGGTCGCGCGAGGTCATGGCGGACCGTGAGCATCGCGCCGAGGCGCGGTCCATGCACGGCCTGCTGACCGCTCGCAGGGTCCTGCTCGTGGGTCCGGGCCCGACGGCGGCGCCCGGCACCGCGGAGCGGCTCCTGGCCGAGCGCGTGCTCACCACGGCGCTGCGGGACCCGGGTGACGCGACGTTCGAGGTGGTCGGCACGGCCCCGCCGGGTTCGCCCGCGCCCGTCCCGACGGCTGACGAGCACCCCGCGACCTCGGATCGCGACGAGGCCCTCGGACAGGACGATCGTGCCCACCGCGACTTCCGCGCCGGCGAGGGGCACGGCGGGCACGAGCGCGGGCACCTGCACGACGCCGCGGCGGCCGCGGAGCTGGTCGAGGAGCTCGTCGAGGAGCTCGACGGCGCGCCCGCCCTGCCGTCGGTCCGATTCCGAGCCGGCATCGCCGACGTCCCCGGTCCGGTCGACCTCGCGCTCCTGGCGCTGCCCCCGCGCGAGGCGATCGCCGCGACGGCAGAGCTCGAACGCCTCGGGGTGCGCGCCGTCGTCGTGCTCTCGGCAGGGTTCGCCGAGACCGGACCCGACGGGCTCGCGCTCCAGCGCGACCTCCTGCGCACCGCGCACACCGCGGGCATGCGGGTGGTCGGCCCCGCGACGTACGGGCTCCTGACGACGCACGCCGGGCACCGGCTCAACGCGAGCCTCGCGGAGGTCGAGCCGCTCGCGGGCAGCATCGGGATCTTCTGCCAGTCCGCGCCGACGGCCGTCACGCTCCTGGCCACGGCCCTGCGGCGCGGGATCGGCATCTCGTCGTTCGTCTCGGCCGGCCACCGCGCGGACGTCTCGGGCAACGACCTCATGCAGTTCTGGCAGGACGACCCGGAGACCGAGGTCGTGTGCCTGTACCTCGAGTCGATCGGGAACCCGCGCAAGTTCTCGCGCATCGCGCGCCGTCTCGCGTCGGTCAAGCCCGTCGTGGTCGTGACCGCGGGGCGTTCGGGGCAGGTCGTGCCCCCGGGGCACGCGGTCCGCTCGACGCGCGCGCCGCGCCGCACCCTCGACGAGATGCTGCGCCAGTCCGGGGTGATCCACGCGGAGAACACGCACCACCTCGTCGACATCGCCCAGCTCCTCGCGAACCAGCCGCTGCCGTCGGGGCGGCGGATCGGGATCCTCGCGTCCTCGGCCGCGCTGACCGCTCTCGTGGCCGAGGCCGTGGTGTCGGCGGGGCTCGTGGTCTCCGACCGGTCGAGCTTCCTGCCCGAGGACGCCGACGACGAGCAGATCGAGAGCGCGGTCGCCGCGCTCTACGCCCCGGACGCGTGCGACGTCGTGGTGGCTGTGCACGTCCCCACCGTCCGTCCTCGCGTCGGCACCGTCTCGCGGGCCGTCGCCCGGGCCGCCGCGGCGAGCGGGCGCACCACGGTCGCGAGCGTCCTGGGGCTGCACGGCCTCGCGGCCGAGCTCAGTGCCCCGAACCCGGCCGACCCCGACGGGCCGCGCCTGCACGTGCCCGCCTACTCGACCCCCGAGGACGCGGTCGCGGCCGTCGGCGCGGTCGTGGGCTACGCCCGCTGGCGCGAGGCCGACCACGGCATGGTGGACCGTCCCGCCGGAGTCGACTCGGACGGGGCCCGGGCGATCGTCGAGGGCGCCCTCGCGGGGGACTCCGTGGTCGACCTCGACGCCGACACCGCGTCGGCGCTCCTCGCGGCCTACGGCATCGACCTGTGGCCCTCGCGCCGCGTCCGCACGGCCGACGAGGCCGTGGCCGCGGCGCACGAGATCGGCTGGCCCGTCGCGCTCAAGAGCACCGCCGAGTCGCTCCGCCACCGCGCGGACCTCGGGGGAGTGCGCCTCGACATCGGCGACGAGGACGAGCTGCGCGACGACGTCGAGCAGATGCGGGCCTCGCTCGCGGCCGTGCTGCCCGTGGGGAACCCCGGGCGGACCGCGCCGGGGGAGACCGGCGACCGCGACGCCGACAGGTCGGGGCCCGCGCCCTTCGAGGTGCAGCGCATGGCCGACGCGGGCGTGGCGTGCGTCGTGCGCTCGACCGAGGACCAGCTCTTCGGTCCGGTCGTCTCGTTCGGCCTCGCGGGCGACGCGGTCGACCTCCTGGGCGACGTGAGCTACGGCGTGCCCCCGCTCACCGACGTCGACGTCGCCACGATGGTGCGTTCGATCCGCGCCGCTCCCCGCCTGTTCGGGTACATGGGGGCGCCCGTGGCGGACACCGCGGCGCTCGAGGACCTGCTCGCGCGCATGTCGCTCATGGCCGACGAGCTCCCCGAGCTGCGCAGCGTCGAGCTCTACCCCGTCGTGGTCGCCGAGCACGGCGCGGCGGTGCTCAGCGCTCGGGTCCAGGTGGCGGGCGCGCAGCGCGCCGACGCCCTGCGACGCGCGCTCCCGGGCTGA
- a CDS encoding alkaline phosphatase family protein encodes MTVLPEVLPDGLLAPRYDGLALSSVLPGAAGALGVDLTTATGTGSFQARADLGLPAADRVCVVLVDGLGHANLSERAGHAPFLRSLLASSRVLTSSFPSTTAAAIGTFGTGTSPGRTGMLGYTQRDVVSGRLANMVSWEGAGDPRTLQQEQPVLERLADAGIEVSSVGPARFAGSGMTVAALRGARYLAAESIADRVDTVAFELTAPGLVYLYWGDVDKAGHHHGWRSRQWGDALSDLDRELGRLARSLPHGTLLVVTADHGMVDVDRSKRWDVAKTPELGRGVELVGGEPRAVHVYARPDQAPAVAARWSSVLGDQAIVALREDAVAAGWFGPVAEHVLPAIGDVVVAMRGRATVVDSRTQTAASLQLVGVHGSLTRTEMQVPLLVTTV; translated from the coding sequence GTGACGGTCCTGCCGGAGGTCCTCCCGGACGGGCTGCTCGCCCCACGCTACGACGGGCTCGCCCTGAGCTCGGTCCTGCCCGGCGCGGCGGGCGCCCTGGGCGTGGACCTCACGACCGCGACCGGCACGGGCTCGTTCCAGGCGCGCGCGGACCTCGGACTGCCCGCGGCCGACCGGGTGTGCGTCGTGCTGGTCGACGGCCTGGGCCACGCGAACCTCTCGGAGCGTGCCGGTCACGCGCCGTTCCTGCGGTCGCTGCTGGCATCCTCGCGCGTCCTGACGTCGAGCTTCCCCAGCACGACGGCCGCGGCGATCGGCACGTTCGGTACGGGGACCTCGCCCGGCCGCACCGGCATGCTGGGCTACACCCAGCGTGACGTGGTCTCCGGCCGGCTCGCGAACATGGTCTCGTGGGAGGGCGCCGGCGATCCCCGCACCCTCCAGCAGGAGCAGCCCGTGCTCGAACGCCTGGCCGACGCGGGCATCGAGGTGTCCTCGGTCGGCCCCGCACGGTTCGCGGGCTCGGGCATGACCGTGGCCGCGCTGCGGGGCGCCCGCTACCTCGCGGCCGAGTCCATCGCGGACCGCGTCGACACGGTGGCGTTCGAGCTCACGGCCCCCGGCCTGGTCTACCTGTACTGGGGCGACGTCGACAAGGCCGGTCACCACCACGGCTGGCGCTCGCGCCAGTGGGGGGACGCGCTGTCGGACCTCGATCGTGAGCTCGGGCGCCTCGCCCGCTCGTTGCCGCACGGCACCCTGCTCGTCGTGACAGCAGATCACGGGATGGTCGACGTCGACCGCTCCAAGCGCTGGGACGTCGCGAAGACCCCGGAGCTGGGACGCGGCGTCGAGCTCGTGGGCGGCGAACCCCGCGCGGTGCACGTCTACGCCCGCCCGGACCAGGCCCCTGCGGTCGCGGCGCGCTGGTCGTCGGTCCTGGGGGACCAGGCGATCGTGGCGCTGCGCGAGGACGCGGTGGCAGCGGGCTGGTTCGGTCCCGTCGCCGAGCACGTGCTGCCCGCGATCGGCGACGTCGTCGTCGCGATGCGTGGGCGTGCCACCGTCGTGGACTCCCGCACCCAGACCGCGGCGTCGCTCCAGCTCGTGGGCGTGCACGGGTCCTTGACCCGCACCGAGATGCAGGTGCCGCTGCTCGTCACGACCGTCTGA
- a CDS encoding trimeric intracellular cation channel family protein, whose product MIEFPMDDVLELGAVFCAALSGGLSAMRKSFDIFGVLVLAWATGLGGGILRDVLIGATPPVGISSWRLVVAALAAGVVIYFFHPRLEKMRRGIVVLDAGALALFVIVGTTKGLDYGVGLMAAVIVGTLTGIGGGILRDLLTSEAPLILQDRQLYAVPAIVGAFITAVLWREGWLTGWTQLATIALVFGFRLVSLRLGWTVPGPWSGRRGGAGSGRM is encoded by the coding sequence GTGATCGAGTTCCCGATGGACGACGTCCTCGAGCTGGGTGCCGTGTTCTGCGCCGCACTGTCCGGCGGCCTGTCCGCGATGCGCAAGTCGTTCGACATCTTCGGGGTCCTCGTGCTCGCCTGGGCGACGGGCCTGGGGGGCGGGATCCTGCGCGACGTGCTGATCGGCGCGACACCTCCCGTGGGGATCTCGAGCTGGCGGCTCGTCGTGGCGGCGCTGGCCGCGGGCGTCGTCATCTACTTCTTCCACCCGCGCCTCGAGAAGATGCGGCGCGGCATCGTCGTGCTCGATGCGGGCGCGCTCGCGCTGTTCGTGATCGTCGGGACGACCAAGGGGCTCGACTACGGGGTGGGCCTCATGGCCGCGGTGATCGTCGGCACCCTGACGGGGATCGGGGGCGGGATCCTGCGCGACCTGCTCACGAGCGAGGCCCCGCTCATCCTCCAGGACCGCCAGCTCTACGCGGTACCCGCGATCGTGGGCGCGTTCATCACGGCGGTCCTGTGGCGCGAGGGCTGGCTCACGGGATGGACCCAGCTCGCGACGATCGCGCTCGTCTTCGGCTTCCGGCTGGTCTCGCTGCGGCTCGGCTGGACCGTCCCGGGGCCGTGGTCGGGTCGTCGGGGCGGCGCGGGGTCGGGCAGGATGTGA
- a CDS encoding DUF3093 domain-containing protein — protein MPQPAPAYSERLLPGPGGWSAAAAFAVILGVALWPVDDVLSISTAVVALVVLLALAWWTSPVVSVGPGPEGVSVLRAGRATIPTSLLGTVTVLDRAAMTRELGPSLDARAYVCLRAWARTGVRVELVDPADPTPYWLVSTRHATDLAAALAASTPAPGPGSAGSAGTVSDAGPTHL, from the coding sequence ATGCCTCAGCCTGCCCCTGCCTACAGCGAACGCCTGCTCCCCGGCCCCGGCGGGTGGTCCGCTGCCGCCGCCTTCGCCGTCATCCTCGGGGTGGCGCTGTGGCCCGTCGACGACGTGCTGTCGATCAGCACGGCGGTCGTGGCCCTCGTGGTCCTCCTCGCGCTCGCATGGTGGACCTCCCCCGTGGTCTCGGTCGGTCCCGGTCCGGAAGGGGTCAGCGTGCTGCGGGCCGGGCGGGCCACGATCCCGACGTCGCTCCTGGGCACGGTCACGGTGCTCGACCGCGCGGCCATGACGCGAGAGCTCGGCCCGTCGCTCGACGCCCGGGCCTACGTCTGCCTGCGCGCCTGGGCCCGGACCGGTGTGCGCGTCGAGCTCGTCGACCCGGCCGACCCGACCCCGTACTGGCTCGTCTCCACCCGGCACGCGACCGACCTCGCCGCGGCCCTCGCCGCGAGCACCCCGGCACCCGGGCCGGGCAGCGCGGGCAGCGCCGGCACCGTGTCCGACGCCGGGCCGACCCACCTCTGA
- a CDS encoding DUF3710 domain-containing protein, with protein MGLFRRSASQKSSDEAVAAEVSGTEESAAEAVGTQEPQVSVAPPVGARGPFDSSQVSELGARADLGAIWLPGVPGMELRMEVDKKTQKITGAAVAVNGSALQIQAFAAPKTMGIWDEIREEIAESVRQQGGTVDDIPGTFGRELLAKLPATGPDGQQGFRAARFVGVDGPRWFLRGVLTGKAAADPEAARLLESVFANIVVVRDQNARPPRDLLAMHLPGQAPRPAAAPEGAAPSLPAFDPLTRGPEITERR; from the coding sequence GTGGGTTTGTTCCGGCGTAGTGCGTCGCAGAAGTCGAGCGACGAGGCGGTCGCCGCCGAGGTCTCCGGGACCGAGGAGAGCGCAGCAGAGGCGGTCGGTACCCAGGAACCCCAGGTCTCGGTCGCGCCCCCGGTGGGTGCTCGCGGGCCGTTCGACTCCTCGCAGGTGAGCGAGCTCGGTGCCCGCGCGGACCTCGGCGCCATCTGGCTGCCGGGCGTCCCCGGCATGGAGCTGCGCATGGAGGTCGACAAGAAGACGCAGAAGATCACGGGGGCCGCCGTGGCGGTCAACGGCTCCGCGCTGCAGATCCAGGCGTTCGCGGCTCCCAAGACCATGGGCATCTGGGACGAGATCCGTGAGGAGATCGCGGAGTCCGTGCGCCAGCAGGGCGGGACGGTCGACGACATCCCCGGCACGTTCGGTCGCGAGCTGCTCGCGAAGCTCCCGGCCACGGGCCCGGACGGTCAGCAGGGCTTCCGCGCGGCCCGGTTCGTCGGGGTCGACGGCCCGCGCTGGTTCCTGCGGGGGGTCCTAACGGGCAAGGCCGCGGCGGACCCGGAGGCGGCCCGGCTGCTCGAGTCGGTCTTCGCGAACATCGTCGTCGTCCGTGACCAGAACGCCCGTCCGCCGCGAGACCTCCTCGCGATGCACCTGCCGGGCCAGGCACCGCGGCCCGCGGCCGCACCGGAGGGGGCGGCTCCCTCGCTCCCCGCCTTCGACCCGCTCACGCGCGGGCCGGAGATCACCGAGAGGCGCTGA
- the dut gene encoding dUTP diphosphatase: MDEQAAPTALAPVPARPGDVEVLVQLLDDVTPVPAYAHPGDAGADLVTTVDVEIAPQGRATVPTGLAIALPDGYAAFVHPRSGLAARHGLTIVNAPGTVDAGYRGEIKVILHNTDPQVPVVLHRGDRIAQLVIQKVEHARFLQAERLPGSHRGEGGFGSSGGWVAAQ; the protein is encoded by the coding sequence ATCGACGAACAGGCGGCCCCGACCGCCCTCGCTCCCGTGCCCGCCCGACCGGGCGACGTCGAGGTGCTGGTCCAGCTCCTCGACGACGTGACCCCGGTCCCCGCCTACGCCCACCCGGGTGACGCCGGTGCGGACCTCGTGACGACGGTGGACGTGGAGATCGCACCGCAGGGCCGGGCGACCGTCCCGACCGGGCTCGCGATCGCGCTGCCCGACGGGTACGCCGCGTTCGTCCACCCCCGCTCGGGCCTCGCGGCCCGGCACGGCCTGACGATCGTCAACGCGCCCGGCACCGTCGACGCGGGCTACCGCGGTGAGATCAAGGTGATCCTGCACAACACGGACCCTCAGGTCCCGGTCGTGCTCCACCGGGGCGACCGCATCGCGCAGCTCGTGATCCAGAAGGTCGAGCACGCGCGCTTCCTGCAGGCCGAGCGGTTGCCCGGTTCGCACCGCGGCGAGGGCGGGTTCGGTTCCAGCGGCGGGTGGGTCGCCGCGCAGTGA
- the sepH gene encoding septation protein SepH translates to MNELELVRLHEDGETLVLAGADGARFTLPIDDALRAAVRRDRTQLEQLRAQAPGVLPVREIQSQLRAGHSAREVAEKAGIAIEQVRRFEGPVLAEQEFVVEQVRKNRLGHDDGSLTLGELVTERLTARGVEPEDVEWSAARPHGAAWTVTALFLIGDRARSARWSYDPSTRELHALEDEARWLSGAQPEAEPVRGVRGAIFDHAARGGGQAPSSPSPSPSPEREPDTGGPGEPTPVVEPLPLHDETTSILDDLSQRRGVRQHRDDDPVFEGFGPPQTFDLGDRSSRRDDTRSEDESAGAKVFTLGQGARQGGTHHRPDDGAHPSRAARRDAGRDSGRDPSEEPPDQASRDAHPAGSGHTQDDRSPASSSTDAGSGSGSGSGSGSGSGSDDRVPARAARARREDAGEHTEAVTAPAEPRRSGRKPRASVPSWDEIVFGAKPEH, encoded by the coding sequence ATGAACGAGCTCGAGCTGGTGAGGTTGCACGAGGACGGGGAGACCCTCGTCCTCGCCGGAGCGGACGGTGCACGGTTCACGCTGCCCATCGACGACGCCCTGCGCGCTGCGGTGCGCCGCGACCGTACCCAGCTCGAACAGCTGCGGGCCCAGGCCCCCGGGGTCCTGCCCGTGCGGGAGATCCAGTCGCAGCTGCGCGCGGGCCACAGCGCCCGGGAGGTCGCCGAGAAGGCGGGCATCGCGATCGAGCAGGTGCGCCGCTTCGAGGGACCCGTGCTCGCCGAGCAGGAGTTCGTCGTCGAGCAGGTGCGCAAGAACCGCCTCGGGCACGACGACGGCTCCCTCACGCTGGGTGAGCTCGTCACCGAGCGGCTGACCGCGCGCGGCGTCGAGCCCGAGGACGTCGAGTGGTCCGCCGCACGCCCCCACGGCGCCGCGTGGACCGTCACGGCACTGTTCCTCATCGGGGACCGCGCTCGCAGCGCCCGCTGGTCCTACGACCCCTCGACGCGCGAGCTGCACGCGCTCGAGGACGAGGCCCGCTGGCTGTCCGGGGCCCAGCCCGAGGCGGAGCCGGTCCGTGGCGTCCGGGGGGCGATCTTCGACCATGCGGCGCGCGGAGGGGGGCAGGCACCGTCGTCGCCGTCACCGTCGCCGTCGCCCGAGCGGGAGCCGGACACCGGCGGGCCCGGCGAGCCCACGCCGGTCGTCGAACCCTTGCCGCTGCACGACGAGACGACCTCGATCCTCGACGACCTCAGCCAGCGGCGCGGGGTGCGCCAGCACCGCGACGACGACCCGGTCTTCGAGGGCTTCGGCCCGCCGCAGACGTTCGACCTGGGCGATCGCTCGTCCCGGCGCGACGACACGCGCTCCGAGGACGAGTCCGCGGGCGCCAAGGTGTTCACGCTGGGTCAGGGCGCCCGCCAGGGCGGCACACACCACCGGCCCGACGACGGCGCTCACCCCTCTCGGGCAGCCCGCCGGGACGCGGGCCGGGACAGCGGTCGCGACCCGTCCGAGGAGCCCCCCGACCAGGCCTCACGCGATGCGCACCCGGCGGGGTCGGGACACACCCAGGACGACCGCTCCCCGGCTTCCTCGTCCACCGACGCCGGCTCCGGCTCCGGCTCCGGCTCCGGCTCCGGCTCCGGCTCCGGCTCCGACGACCGGGTACCCGCTCGTGCCGCACGCGCCCGACGCGAGGACGCAGGAGAGCACACCGAGGCCGTGACGGCCCCCGCCGAGCCTCGCCGCAGCGGCCGCAAGCCACGGGCGAGCGTCCCGAGCTGGGACGAGATCGTCTTCGGGGCCAAGCCCGAGCACTGA
- a CDS encoding DUF4193 domain-containing protein, producing MATDYDAPRKSEEDLSEDSIQELQARRSDKSSGVVDEDETEAAEGFELPGADLSGEELSVRVLPRQADEFTCSSCFLVHHRSQLAYEKNGQQICSECAA from the coding sequence ATGGCAACTGACTACGACGCCCCCCGCAAGAGCGAAGAGGATCTCAGCGAGGACTCGATCCAAGAGCTGCAGGCTCGTCGCTCCGACAAGAGCTCGGGCGTTGTGGACGAAGACGAGACCGAAGCGGCCGAAGGGTTCGAGCTCCCGGGCGCGGACCTCTCCGGTGAAGAGCTCTCGGTCCGCGTGCTGCCTCGACAGGCTGACGAGTTCACCTGTTCGAGCTGCTTCCTCGTGCACCACCGCAGCCAGCTCGCGTACGAGAAGAACGGGCAGCAGATCTGCTCGGAGTGCGCGGCCTGA
- a CDS encoding inositol monophosphatase family protein: MTFFIDDPRLPDDVTIAGLRALAERLAREAGTLVRDGRPEHVEVAATKSSAVDVVTAMDAESEALLRRIIASERPDDAILGEEEGASAGTSGLTWVIDPIDGTVNYLYSVASYAISVAVVAGPPDPAEWTVLAGAVHSIVDGRTWTAGLGAGATLDGEPVAVNPAGPLATSLVGTGFGYDADRRRHQAQVLVDVLPQVRDIRRLGSAAIDLCLVATGSLDLYYERGLNPWDLAAGALVAHEAGARVTGLRGRAAGVEMTVAGAPGAVSDLVAILEASGADSDGTR, translated from the coding sequence GTGACCTTCTTCATCGATGACCCCCGCCTGCCCGACGACGTCACGATCGCGGGGCTGCGAGCCCTCGCCGAGCGACTGGCCCGCGAGGCCGGGACGCTCGTGCGCGACGGCCGTCCCGAGCACGTCGAGGTGGCGGCGACCAAGTCGAGCGCGGTCGACGTCGTCACCGCCATGGACGCCGAGTCGGAGGCCCTGCTGCGGCGCATCATCGCGAGCGAGCGTCCCGACGACGCGATCCTCGGTGAGGAGGAGGGGGCGTCGGCCGGCACGTCCGGGCTGACCTGGGTCATCGACCCGATCGACGGCACCGTGAACTACCTCTACTCGGTCGCCTCGTACGCGATCTCGGTCGCCGTCGTGGCCGGCCCGCCCGACCCGGCCGAGTGGACCGTGCTCGCGGGCGCGGTGCACTCGATCGTCGACGGCCGCACCTGGACGGCCGGGCTCGGCGCCGGCGCGACCCTCGACGGCGAGCCCGTGGCCGTCAACCCTGCGGGTCCGCTCGCGACGTCCCTCGTGGGGACGGGCTTCGGGTACGACGCCGACCGGCGGCGCCACCAGGCGCAGGTGCTCGTGGACGTGCTGCCGCAGGTGCGGGACATCCGCCGCCTCGGCTCGGCCGCGATCGACCTGTGCCTCGTCGCGACCGGCAGCCTGGACCTCTACTACGAGCGTGGCCTCAACCCCTGGGACCTCGCTGCGGGAGCGCTCGTCGCGCACGAGGCGGGCGCGCGGGTGACGGGGCTGCGCGGGCGCGCCGCGGGGGTCGAGATGACGGTCGCCGGTGCACCGGGGGCGGTGTCGGACCTGGTCGCGATCCTGGAGGCGTCCGGTGCCGATTCCGACGGCACCCGGTGA